One part of the Pyruvatibacter sp. genome encodes these proteins:
- the purB gene encoding adenylosuccinate lyase — MIPRYSRPEMVAIWSPETKFRIWFEIEAHACTALAQLGVIPEEAAKNIWDKGSKAEFDVARIDEIEREVKHDVIAFLTHLAEFIGDDSRFVHQGMTSSDVLDTCLSVQLTRAADLLLADMDILLAALKTRAYEHKDTVTIGRSHGIHAEPTTFGIKLAQAYAEFDRCKTRLEHARAEIATCAISGAVGTFANIDPRVEEYVAAQLGLTPEPVSTQVIPRDRHAQFFAVLGVIASSVERLATEIRHLQRTEVLEAEEFFSAGQKGSSAMPHKRNPILTENLTGLARIVRGMVIPALENVALWHERDISHSSVERMIGPDATVTLDFALMRLAGVMEKLVVYPENMQANMDKLGGLMHSQRVLLALTQKGVSREDSYRLVQRNAMPVWRGEGVFIDLLKADKDVILSDAELEDLFDLGYHTKHVDTIFKRVFG, encoded by the coding sequence ATGATCCCCCGTTACAGCCGCCCGGAAATGGTCGCCATCTGGTCGCCCGAAACCAAGTTCCGCATCTGGTTCGAGATCGAGGCCCATGCCTGCACGGCGCTGGCGCAGCTTGGCGTCATTCCCGAAGAGGCCGCAAAAAACATCTGGGACAAGGGCTCCAAGGCCGAGTTTGATGTGGCCCGTATCGACGAGATCGAGCGCGAGGTAAAGCACGACGTCATCGCCTTCCTCACCCACCTCGCAGAGTTCATCGGCGACGACAGCCGGTTCGTGCACCAGGGCATGACCTCATCCGACGTGCTGGACACATGCCTGTCCGTGCAACTCACCCGCGCCGCAGACCTGCTGCTGGCCGACATGGACATATTGCTGGCAGCGCTCAAAACCCGCGCCTACGAACACAAAGATACTGTTACCATCGGCCGCTCCCACGGCATCCACGCCGAACCCACCACATTTGGCATCAAGCTGGCGCAGGCCTATGCGGAGTTTGACCGCTGCAAGACACGGCTTGAACACGCCCGCGCCGAGATTGCCACCTGCGCCATTTCCGGCGCCGTCGGCACCTTCGCCAACATTGACCCGCGCGTGGAAGAATATGTGGCCGCGCAGCTTGGCCTGACGCCCGAACCCGTTTCAACCCAGGTGATCCCGCGCGACCGTCACGCGCAGTTCTTTGCGGTGCTCGGCGTGATCGCATCAAGCGTTGAACGGCTGGCAACCGAAATCCGCCACCTTCAGCGGACGGAAGTTCTGGAAGCGGAAGAGTTTTTCTCTGCCGGTCAGAAAGGCTCCTCCGCCATGCCCCACAAGCGCAATCCGATCCTGACCGAAAACCTCACCGGCCTCGCCCGCATCGTCCGCGGCATGGTGATACCAGCGCTTGAAAACGTCGCCCTGTGGCACGAGCGCGATATTTCGCACTCCAGCGTCGAACGCATGATCGGCCCCGACGCCACTGTCACCCTCGACTTTGCACTGATGCGCCTTGCCGGGGTGATGGAAAAACTCGTGGTCTATCCTGAAAACATGCAGGCCAACATGGACAAGCTCGGCGGCCTCATGCACTCGCAGCGCGTGCTGCTGGCGCTGACGCAAAAAGGCGTCAGCCGCGAAGACAGCTATCGTCTGGTTCAGCGCAACGCCATGCCCGTGTGGCGCGGCGAAGGCGTGTTCATTGATCTGCTGAAAGCCGACAAGGACGTGATCCTGTCAGACGCCGAACTCGAAGACCTGTTTGACCTGGGCTACCACACCAAACACGTGGACACGATTTTCAAGCGGGTGTTTGGGTAG
- a CDS encoding histidine phosphatase family protein, with protein sequence MTTPPRIAFDGSLRRRVYLFRHGDVAYVTNDGSIVADPRAVHLTTQGQQEADAMGKMMADIPIDKAVCSGLPRTIQTLDRILGDRDMPVEQVPDLEELRSDRAQAAYEQGSAPDPVPLPDDLNEVAYAFLNAHKPGMKYRNGEAFEDFEARVVPAFEGLLKTPDWHTMALVAHGGVNRVLLGWALGTGLKTFGQFEQDTCCLNVLDIDQDPDDLTIRRVLVRAVNATTYDPPKRERHLTTLEGLAHKLQQTRKA encoded by the coding sequence ATGACCACACCTCCCCGCATTGCCTTTGACGGCTCGCTGCGCCGCCGCGTCTATCTGTTCCGCCACGGCGACGTTGCCTATGTCACCAATGATGGCTCCATCGTGGCGGACCCGCGCGCCGTGCACCTCACGACGCAGGGCCAGCAGGAGGCGGACGCCATGGGGAAAATGATGGCCGATATCCCCATCGACAAAGCCGTATGCTCCGGCCTGCCGCGCACCATCCAAACCCTGGACCGCATTCTGGGCGACCGCGACATGCCGGTGGAACAGGTGCCGGACCTCGAAGAGCTGCGCTCAGACCGCGCCCAGGCCGCCTACGAGCAAGGCTCGGCGCCCGACCCTGTGCCGTTGCCCGACGACCTGAACGAAGTGGCCTACGCGTTTTTGAATGCGCACAAGCCGGGCATGAAATACCGCAACGGTGAAGCGTTCGAGGATTTTGAGGCCCGCGTCGTGCCGGCCTTTGAGGGCCTGCTGAAGACGCCCGACTGGCACACAATGGCACTGGTCGCCCATGGCGGCGTCAACCGTGTGCTGCTGGGCTGGGCGCTGGGCACCGGGCTCAAAACCTTCGGCCAGTTCGAGCAGGACACGTGCTGTCTCAACGTGCTGGACATTGACCAGGATCCCGATGACCTCACCATCCGTCGTGTGCTGGTGCGCGCCGTCAACGCGACCACCTACGACCCGCCCAAACGCGAGCGTCACCTGACCACGCTTGAAGGCCTTGCGCACAAGCTGCAGCAAACCCGCAAAGCATAA